A window of Cohnella herbarum contains these coding sequences:
- a CDS encoding response regulator: MRVLLVDDEPLALIGLRMAIEDEFGDMEVVAAYSNPTEVVTGVMEHCPDVVFLDIHMPEIDGLQLARQLQAVAQGIEIVFITSYDQYAIRAFELYALDYIMKPVERQRLIQTVMRVKEKLNWKNSMKPPRSDASWICCFDRIRFRHPGMESQPVKWRTSRAQELFAYLLHHRNRMVSRSALLELLWQDNEEPTLMQLLYTEIYHVRQTLKRHKMDMISIYAGELEAGYRLDIGDARVDTEAWEHAVKQMGHLDASTVGAYERVLLAYEGGYLGQYEYLWAEHERERLRLLWLYNMNKVSEFYERHGMPDKAIQVNRRAQDLYPEEEGCYFALMKLYDAIGNKIEVEEQYLLLQTRLQKELELPISAHVARWYEQWKLSTA, translated from the coding sequence GTGAGAGTTCTATTGGTAGACGATGAACCATTGGCTTTGATAGGGCTTCGAATGGCAATAGAAGACGAATTCGGCGATATGGAAGTCGTAGCTGCGTATTCGAATCCGACAGAGGTCGTTACGGGAGTAATGGAGCATTGTCCGGACGTCGTATTCCTGGACATCCATATGCCCGAGATAGACGGGCTGCAGCTCGCCAGACAGCTTCAAGCGGTCGCCCAGGGGATTGAGATCGTATTTATTACCAGCTACGACCAGTATGCAATCCGCGCTTTCGAGCTATATGCTTTGGACTATATCATGAAGCCGGTAGAAAGACAGCGTTTGATCCAGACCGTTATGCGCGTCAAAGAAAAGCTGAATTGGAAAAATTCGATGAAACCGCCGAGGTCGGACGCTTCCTGGATTTGCTGTTTTGACCGAATCCGGTTTCGGCATCCCGGAATGGAGTCGCAACCCGTGAAGTGGCGAACGAGCAGGGCGCAAGAGTTGTTTGCTTATCTGCTCCATCATAGAAATCGAATGGTTAGCCGAAGCGCGCTGCTTGAACTGTTATGGCAAGATAACGAAGAGCCGACATTAATGCAGCTTCTCTATACGGAGATTTACCATGTTCGTCAAACCTTAAAGCGACATAAGATGGACATGATCTCTATTTATGCCGGAGAGCTGGAGGCTGGATATCGGCTGGATATCGGCGATGCGCGAGTGGATACGGAGGCGTGGGAACACGCCGTGAAGCAGATGGGACATCTCGATGCGAGCACGGTTGGCGCTTATGAACGCGTACTGCTCGCTTATGAGGGCGGGTATCTGGGGCAATATGAATATCTTTGGGCGGAACACGAACGGGAACGTCTGCGATTGTTATGGCTATATAATATGAACAAAGTAAGCGAGTTTTACGAACGGCACGGAATGCCGGACAAGGCTATTCAAGTCAATAGGCGCGCTCAGGACTTGTATCCGGAAGAGGAAGGCTGCTATTTCGCTCTTATGAAATTGTACGACGCCATCGGCAATAAAATAGAAGTGGAGGAACAATACTTGCTTCTTCAAACGAGGTTGCAAAAAGAGTTGGAGCTGCCGATCAGCGCCCACGTCGCTCGCTGGTATGAACAGTGGAAGCTGAGTACAGCATGA
- a CDS encoding hybrid sensor histidine kinase/response regulator has product MKRPMGLFAPYRRFFLVLAIIVVLFGLRSAWNEFFSMDKSFQAIDGIVDLRGTDLKASSPLTLDGQWEWYPDRLLTEQQIQEKEPVSRSIQVPGKWRAALNSDTNHAYGYGTYRLRILTDPLEQPVAFWFKGIQTSSEVEINGNILGGAGHVAQTASEYMPSHTSYSLSYADKGVTEIDLLIRVANFDAPFSGGITRSVRFGSETAIEDSSSISLLFQSLTVGILLLHGLYSCIVYLHRRKDPSLLFTGLVFLCAGVSISSGFDKSLFTWLPVDYIWAIKIRPIALLWKNLFLLLVYMKFAGMAWRGRGLRVYIAVLAGLTGILMVAPASVVNSVLDLNIFLAVYLLSYVWFIGIVFKAAFKKQADKNANWLLVAAIGTVSNMAWVMVDSFTEVTSVYYPIDISFAVIAFSTHLFKQYSRNADEIRELYEQLKIADKMKDRFLANTSHELRTPLHGIMNIAGNLYDREKDNLTEGSRQEMELLGTISRRMSYLLDDLLDVVRLRDHRINLQLEPLRAQAIVPGVIAMLQYMAESKPIRLQTNIAESLPPVMADEKRFVQILYNLLHNALKYTEQGSIILSAEVRNGQVVIEVADTGIGMDEETQARIFAPYEQGEDGISDGRGIGLGLSICKQLVELHGGELSVESGLGMGSTFRVTLPLADENAESPARQIRLAEREAATAVQPYEGLRAEGREIDGKSVRDAIPPLLHGDPIRILAVDDDPINLKVLVGILEAEPYRIVTAHSGQEALQLLEQQSWDLLITDVMMPGMSGYQLTQRVRARYPLSELPVLLMTARSQTADIYTGFSAGANDYVTKPADALELRYRIRSLIALKRSIHDRLRMEAAYLQAQIQPHFLFNTLNALMVLSEIDTKRMRKLGEAFTSFMRISFDYLNTGEKVELAHELALVEAYLHIEKERFSDKLDVVQEVEKGVRVRLPPLSIQPLVENAVKHGLLGKAIGGTVRLRVARVEEGVLIEVKDNGVGMSPVMIEKLLSASMQEQGGIGIANTNRRLIQLHGSGLRIESQPGEGTTVTFIVPTRRA; this is encoded by the coding sequence ATGAAACGGCCCATGGGGCTTTTTGCGCCTTATCGGCGTTTTTTTCTCGTCCTTGCGATTATTGTCGTGCTCTTCGGACTTCGATCGGCGTGGAACGAATTTTTTTCGATGGACAAGTCGTTTCAGGCGATAGACGGAATCGTCGACTTGCGCGGAACGGACCTTAAGGCCTCTTCTCCGTTAACGTTGGATGGACAATGGGAGTGGTATCCCGATCGGCTATTGACCGAGCAACAAATTCAGGAGAAAGAGCCTGTCTCGCGCAGCATTCAGGTGCCGGGTAAATGGAGAGCGGCGTTAAATTCCGACACTAATCATGCCTATGGTTACGGAACGTATAGGCTTCGTATTCTGACCGATCCGCTTGAACAGCCTGTTGCGTTCTGGTTCAAAGGGATTCAAACCTCCTCGGAAGTCGAGATCAACGGCAACATTCTGGGGGGAGCCGGGCACGTTGCCCAGACGGCAAGCGAATATATGCCTAGCCATACTTCGTATAGTCTTTCTTACGCGGATAAGGGCGTAACGGAGATCGATCTGCTCATTCGCGTGGCGAACTTCGACGCTCCGTTCTCTGGAGGGATTACGCGTTCCGTGCGATTCGGCTCGGAGACGGCGATCGAGGATAGCAGCTCGATCTCGCTCCTCTTTCAGTCATTGACCGTGGGTATTTTGCTGTTGCACGGTTTGTATTCTTGCATCGTTTATTTGCACAGACGCAAAGACCCGTCTCTGTTGTTTACGGGCTTGGTCTTTTTGTGCGCTGGCGTTTCGATATCGAGCGGGTTTGACAAATCTCTGTTTACTTGGCTGCCTGTCGACTATATATGGGCCATCAAGATCAGGCCCATTGCGTTGCTGTGGAAAAATCTATTTTTACTGCTTGTCTACATGAAGTTTGCAGGGATGGCATGGCGTGGCAGAGGGTTACGAGTCTACATCGCCGTGCTTGCAGGGCTGACGGGGATCCTCATGGTTGCGCCTGCATCGGTCGTGAACAGCGTGTTGGATTTAAATATTTTCCTTGCGGTTTACTTGCTGTCGTATGTGTGGTTTATCGGGATCGTGTTCAAGGCGGCATTCAAGAAGCAAGCCGATAAGAATGCGAATTGGTTGCTAGTTGCCGCGATCGGTACGGTATCTAATATGGCGTGGGTCATGGTAGACAGTTTCACGGAAGTGACGAGCGTCTATTATCCGATCGACATCTCTTTTGCCGTCATCGCGTTTTCAACCCATTTGTTCAAACAATATTCACGCAACGCCGATGAGATTCGCGAATTATACGAGCAGTTGAAGATTGCCGACAAAATGAAAGACCGGTTTCTCGCCAACACCTCGCATGAATTGCGCACGCCGCTGCACGGCATTATGAATATCGCTGGGAACCTCTACGACAGAGAGAAGGATAATCTCACGGAGGGAAGTCGCCAAGAGATGGAGCTGCTTGGTACCATCAGTCGGCGCATGTCTTATCTTCTCGATGATTTGCTTGACGTCGTACGGTTACGGGATCATCGCATAAACTTGCAGTTGGAGCCGCTTCGTGCCCAAGCGATTGTACCCGGCGTTATCGCGATGCTTCAATATATGGCGGAAAGCAAGCCGATTCGGTTGCAAACGAACATAGCGGAATCGTTGCCGCCCGTGATGGCGGACGAGAAACGTTTTGTACAAATCTTATACAACTTGTTGCATAATGCGTTGAAGTATACGGAGCAGGGATCAATCATTTTATCTGCCGAAGTCCGGAACGGGCAAGTTGTAATTGAGGTTGCCGATACCGGCATTGGCATGGATGAAGAGACGCAGGCGCGAATCTTCGCGCCTTACGAACAAGGGGAAGATGGAATCAGCGACGGTAGAGGAATCGGGCTAGGTCTTAGCATCTGTAAGCAATTGGTCGAATTGCACGGCGGCGAGCTGTCGGTTGAATCGGGGTTAGGCATGGGCTCGACATTCCGCGTAACTCTTCCATTGGCGGATGAGAATGCGGAATCGCCAGCTAGACAGATTCGACTTGCGGAGCGGGAAGCGGCAACGGCGGTGCAACCGTACGAGGGCTTACGGGCGGAAGGGCGAGAGATAGACGGCAAATCCGTACGCGACGCGATTCCGCCGTTGCTTCATGGCGATCCTATTCGCATATTGGCGGTTGACGACGATCCGATCAATCTGAAAGTACTCGTCGGTATACTGGAGGCGGAGCCCTATCGGATCGTAACGGCGCATTCCGGGCAAGAGGCGTTGCAATTGCTGGAGCAGCAATCGTGGGATCTCCTGATTACCGATGTGATGATGCCCGGAATGTCCGGTTACCAACTGACGCAGAGAGTGAGAGCGCGTTACCCCCTTTCGGAGCTGCCCGTGTTATTGATGACCGCGCGTAGCCAGACGGCCGACATTTACACGGGCTTCTCGGCGGGAGCGAACGATTATGTGACCAAGCCCGCGGATGCGTTGGAGCTTCGGTACCGGATTCGCTCGTTGATCGCGCTCAAGCGGTCGATCCATGATCGGTTGCGAATGGAAGCCGCGTATTTGCAAGCGCAAATTCAGCCGCATTTTCTATTTAATACGCTCAACGCGCTAATGGTACTTAGCGAGATCGATACGAAGAGGATGCGTAAGCTGGGCGAAGCGTTTACCTCCTTCATGCGGATCAGCTTCGATTATTTGAATACAGGGGAGAAGGTCGAGCTCGCTCACGAGCTTGCTCTGGTAGAAGCTTATCTGCATATCGAGAAGGAGCGATTCAGCGACAAACTGGATGTCGTTCAGGAAGTCGAGAAAGGCGTTCGCGTGCGGCTTCCGCCGCTGTCGATCCAGCCGCTGGTCGAGAATGCCGTTAAGCACGGTCTCTTGGGCAAGGCGATCGGCGGCACGGTCCGGCTTAGAGTCGCTCGAGTGGAAGAGGGCGTTCTGATCGAGGTCAAGGATAACGGCGTTGGCATGTCACCGGTTATGATCGAGAAGCTGCTGAGTGCTTCTATGCAAGAGCAGGGCGGCATCGGCATCGCCAATACGAATCGCCGATTGATTCAGCTGCATGGCAGCGGGCTGCGAATCGAGAGCCAGCCAGGTGAAGGAACGACGGTGACCTTCATCGTTCCCACGAGACGCGCGTAG
- a CDS encoding InlB B-repeat-containing protein, translating to MVANKFKSGSLYLLLLCLLMAVVVPAPQSASADTGLGALAAGDEPGAVAVNPVTNKIYVANAGSNNVTVIDGATNATTSVTTGNAPTAIAVNAATNKIYVANRDSGSVTVIDGATNATAMVPTENSPVAVAVNPVTNKIYVANWGSDNVTVIDGATNATKTVSVGAASGVIGVNPVTNKIYVANQIHEVVVINGVDDTVLTTLEPFGPIFTATVIAVNPVTNTIYLDNMYVGSVAVINGADDTLTTTVMLAPGVDSLSAISVNPVTNQIYIADRYGNNVTVMDGASNTVTKTIGVGSYPTAITLNSATNKIYVANRDSDNVTVIDGASNTATQTLAAGDGPGAVAANPVTNKVYAANAYSDNVTVIDGASNKMTQVSGGGDLDDGIAVNPVTNKIYVTNSYNEIVTVMDGSTNTITTVPLPTGGDHNAVAVNAVTNKIYVANKGDGSSNGSITVIDGATNATETFPAGISPNAIAVNAVTNKIYVANQQSDSVTVIDGANNTTIEVGVGDFPVAIAVNAVTNKIYVANKNNDKVTVIEGASNTTTEVGVGDFPVAIAVNAVTNKIYVANQGSHNVTVIDGASNATEQIAADAGPTAVAVNPMTNKIYVSTQPGNKVTVINGATKATTSIAVELSPAAIAVNPVVNRIYVGSNISNDVTIIDGTTNTTTKISSAGMSRAIAVNPVTNKVYVSNFNNSKVSVVDAAGRTMNPVSVHVAPLPRDISYGSSATFSFQVSNTYNPYPSVVQSVYYQLDTAEGTWVSANAAGSDWTGTLNSLTPGEHVIYALALEAQEGGVPAGVAAAYSFTVVPDNAINPPSVSFDKYDGSASNADVTTTLALHYNTLNGISNGGSTLVENQDYTVAGNTVTIAKAYLATQPVGPTPTTLTLAFSAGSAQTLTIAVSDTTPTTYSVAYDGNNSDGGTAPTETNKASGVTFAAKSNTFTRTGYTFTGWNTQTDGGGTPYAEGATVTMPSGALTLYAQWTAIPTYAVTYDGNDSDGGTAPTETNKASGVTFAAKANTFTRTGYTFAGWNTQADGGGTPYAEGATVTMPSGALTLYAQWTAIPTYAVTYDGNDSDGGTAPTETNKASGMSFAAKANTFTRTGYTFAEWNTQADGGGTPYAEGATVTMPSSALTLYAQWTAIPTYAVTYDGNDSDGGTAPTETNKASGATFAAKANTFTRTGYTFAGWNTQADGGGTPYAEGATVTMPSGALTLYAQWTAIPTYAVTYDGNDSDGGTAPTETNKASGVTFAAKANTFTRTGYTFAEWNTQADGGGTPYAEGATVTMPSSALTLYAQWTAIPTYVVTYDGNDSDGGTAPTETNKASGVTFAAKANTFTRTGYTFAGWNTQEDGGGTAYAVGDTVTMPSGALTLYAQWTQDTYAISPLTNVTMNILTAGYASGAQETKTMTVTRTGTGDLTSLATTLSGANAISFTITQPAATTLNSGTPSTTFTVKPNDGLAAGTYMATVTVSATGMTPVTFTVTQVVNSAGGGSSTSSASPDTTADLFIDKNGVPRNPNTIDTTKPSVTLQVNPKDGVAYVSIPASLLSRFADKNATFFIEIQTPYGSYRVPVNLASLIPGLQDLLAANKLNAEEISFKITLTDKSGDADIRAAFGSGLPNGKVIGAIVDFGIEIISTKTKQPIGTADKFSKAMVRMIPMPKEMTELPELWGAFRYNETTKQFEFVPARKVQIDGIWYTMISSSSNSVYVVADNAISFADMQEHWGKQYVDRAVAKGLVEGVGDGRYVPGQAVTRAEFAAMLVRALGHGTSVGSTAIYDDVQPGAWYFGEVAAAKALGLLDFAGGSRLNPNKPLTREEMASMLAAAVHPEKLTITGEEISLDKYKDSGSVDAAYLEDVRLMVKLRIMEGVGANTFKPKDTTTRAEAAVVFIRTLQVLDMID from the coding sequence ATGGTAGCGAACAAATTCAAAAGCGGGTCCTTGTATCTCCTCCTCCTCTGTCTGCTAATGGCCGTAGTGGTTCCGGCGCCGCAGTCGGCTTCGGCGGATACGGGTTTGGGCGCCTTGGCTGCGGGAGACGAACCCGGGGCAGTCGCGGTGAATCCGGTGACGAACAAAATATATGTCGCCAATGCCGGCAGCAACAACGTGACGGTCATTGACGGCGCGACTAACGCGACAACGTCGGTAACGACGGGAAACGCACCTACCGCAATTGCGGTGAATGCCGCAACGAACAAAATTTATGTCGCCAATCGGGATAGCGGCAGCGTGACGGTCATTGACGGCGCGACCAACGCGACGGCGATGGTACCGACGGAAAACAGTCCGGTTGCAGTCGCGGTGAACCCGGTGACGAACAAAATTTATGTCGCCAATTGGGGGAGCGACAACGTGACGGTCATTGACGGAGCGACCAACGCGACGAAGACGGTATCTGTGGGAGCCGCTTCCGGTGTAATCGGCGTGAATCCGGTGACGAACAAAATCTATGTCGCCAATCAGATCCACGAGGTGGTGGTCATTAACGGCGTGGACGATACGGTGCTGACGACGCTAGAACCGTTTGGGCCGATCTTCACGGCTACCGTAATCGCGGTGAATCCGGTGACGAACACCATCTACTTAGACAATATGTACGTAGGCAGCGTGGCGGTCATTAACGGCGCGGACGATACCCTGACGACAACGGTAATGCTAGCACCCGGTGTTGACTCTCTATCCGCAATCTCGGTAAATCCGGTGACGAACCAAATTTATATTGCCGATAGGTACGGCAACAATGTGACGGTTATGGACGGCGCGAGCAATACGGTGACGAAGACGATCGGGGTGGGCAGTTACCCGACTGCGATTACCTTGAATTCAGCGACGAACAAAATCTATGTCGCCAACAGGGACAGCGATAACGTGACGGTCATTGACGGCGCGAGTAATACGGCGACTCAGACGTTAGCCGCAGGAGACGGACCTGGCGCAGTCGCGGCGAACCCGGTGACGAACAAAGTTTATGCCGCCAATGCGTACAGCGACAACGTGACGGTCATTGACGGAGCGAGCAACAAGATGACGCAGGTATCAGGGGGAGGAGACCTTGATGATGGCATTGCGGTGAACCCGGTGACGAACAAAATCTATGTCACTAATTCATACAATGAAATCGTGACCGTCATGGACGGCTCGACCAACACGATAACGACAGTACCGTTACCGACAGGAGGCGATCACAATGCAGTCGCGGTGAATGCGGTGACGAACAAAATCTATGTCGCCAATAAAGGGGACGGCAGCAGCAATGGTTCCATAACTGTTATTGACGGCGCGACCAACGCGACGGAGACATTCCCGGCAGGCATAAGTCCCAATGCCATTGCCGTGAATGCTGTGACGAACAAAATTTATGTCGCCAATCAGCAAAGCGACTCCGTGACGGTCATCGACGGTGCGAACAACACGACGATAGAGGTAGGGGTGGGCGATTTTCCCGTTGCGATCGCGGTGAATGCGGTGACGAACAAAATCTATGTCGCCAATAAAAATAACGACAAAGTGACGGTTATTGAAGGAGCGAGCAACACGACGACAGAGGTAGGGGTGGGCGACTTTCCCGTTGCGATCGCGGTGAATGCAGTGACGAACAAAATCTATGTCGCCAATCAGGGTAGCCATAATGTGACGGTCATTGACGGAGCGAGCAACGCGACGGAGCAGATTGCAGCAGATGCGGGTCCGACTGCAGTCGCGGTAAATCCGATGACGAACAAAATCTATGTCTCCACGCAGCCCGGCAACAAAGTGACGGTTATTAACGGCGCGACCAAAGCGACGACGTCAATAGCGGTCGAATTGTCTCCTGCTGCAATCGCGGTGAATCCGGTAGTCAACCGAATCTATGTCGGTAGTAACATAAGTAATGACGTAACGATCATCGACGGCACGACTAACACGACGACGAAGATATCGTCGGCAGGAATGAGCCGTGCGATCGCGGTGAATCCGGTAACGAACAAAGTCTATGTCTCCAATTTTAACAACAGCAAAGTATCGGTTGTCGATGCCGCCGGGCGTACGATGAATCCGGTGAGCGTGCACGTTGCACCGTTGCCAAGAGATATTTCTTACGGTTCGAGCGCAACGTTTTCTTTTCAAGTGTCGAACACGTACAACCCTTATCCATCCGTTGTGCAGAGCGTTTACTATCAACTCGATACAGCGGAAGGAACATGGGTTTCCGCAAATGCTGCCGGCAGCGATTGGACGGGAACCTTGAACTCGTTAACGCCCGGTGAACATGTGATTTATGCGTTAGCGTTGGAAGCCCAAGAGGGTGGAGTTCCGGCGGGAGTAGCGGCAGCTTATTCCTTCACCGTCGTGCCCGACAACGCGATCAACCCGCCGAGCGTGAGCTTCGACAAGTACGACGGATCGGCGTCGAACGCGGACGTGACGACGACGTTGGCGCTGCATTACAATACGCTTAACGGCATATCCAATGGCGGTTCGACACTGGTAGAAAACCAGGACTACACGGTAGCGGGCAATACGGTCACGATTGCAAAAGCGTACTTGGCGACACAGCCGGTGGGTCCGACGCCGACGACGCTGACGCTTGCGTTCAGCGCCGGATCGGCGCAGACGCTGACGATCGCGGTGAGCGATACGACGCCGACGACGTACTCCGTCGCGTACGACGGCAATAATTCCGACGGAGGCACGGCTCCGACGGAGACGAATAAGGCGTCTGGAGTGACCTTTGCGGCGAAATCGAACACGTTCACGAGAACAGGATACACGTTTACGGGATGGAATACGCAGACGGACGGCGGCGGAACGCCGTATGCAGAAGGCGCAACGGTGACGATGCCATCCGGCGCGTTAACGCTGTACGCACAGTGGACGGCGATCCCGACATACGCCGTCACGTACGACGGCAATGATTCCGACGGAGGCACGGCTCCGACGGAGACGAATAAGGCGTCGGGTGTCACCTTTGCGGCGAAAGCGAACACGTTCACGAGAACAGGCTACACGTTTGCGGGATGGAACACGCAGGCGGACGGCGGCGGAACGCCGTATGCAGAAGGCGCAACGGTGACGATGCCATCCGGCGCGTTAACGTTGTACGCACAGTGGACGGCAATCCCGACATACGCCGTCACGTACGACGGCAATGATTCCGACGGAGGTACGGCGCCGACGGAGACGAATAAGGCGTCTGGAATGTCCTTTGCGGCGAAAGCGAACACGTTCACGAGAACAGGCTACACGTTTGCGGAATGGAACACGCAGGCGGACGGCGGAGGAACGCCGTATGCAGAAGGCGCAACGGTGACGATGCCATCCAGTGCGTTAACGCTGTACGCGCAGTGGACGGCAATCCCGACATACGCCGTCACTTACGACGGCAATGATTCCGACGGAGGCACGGCTCCGACGGAGACGAATAAGGCGTCGGGAGCGACCTTTGCGGCGAAAGCGAACACGTTCACGAGAACAGGCTACACGTTTGCGGGATGGAACACGCAGGCGGACGGCGGCGGAACGCCGTATGCAGAAGGCGCAACGGTGACGATGCCATCCGGCGCGTTAACGCTGTACGCACAGTGGACGGCAATCCCGACGTACGCCGTCACGTACGACGGCAATGATTCCGACGGAGGTACGGCGCCGACGGAGACGAATAAGGCGTCGGGTGTCACCTTTGCGGCGAAAGCGAACACGTTCACGAGAACAGGCTACACGTTTGCGGAATGGAACACGCAGGCGGACGGCGGAGGAACGCCGTATGCAGAAGGCGCAACGGTGACGATGCCATCCAGCGCGTTAACGCTGTATGCGCAGTGGACGGCAATCCCGACATACGTCGTCACGTACGACGGCAATGATTCCGACGGAGGCACGGCTCCGACGGAGACGAATAAGGCGTCGGGTGTCACCTTTGCGGCGAAAGCGAACACGTTCACGAGAACAGGCTACACGTTTGCGGGATGGAATACGCAAGAGGACGGCGGCGGTACGGCGTATGCGGTAGGAGATACGGTGACGATGCCATCCGGCGCGTTAACGCTGTATGCGCAGTGGACGCAGGATACGTACGCGATTAGCCCGTTGACGAACGTGACGATGAACATACTGACAGCAGGTTATGCATCGGGAGCGCAGGAAACGAAAACAATGACCGTGACGCGGACGGGCACGGGCGACTTGACGAGCTTGGCGACGACGCTGAGCGGGGCTAATGCGATCAGCTTTACGATTACACAGCCAGCAGCGACGACGCTAAATAGCGGGACGCCGTCCACGACTTTTACGGTAAAACCAAACGACGGACTTGCCGCAGGAACCTATATGGCAACGGTAACGGTATCGGCGACCGGCATGACGCCGGTGACCTTTACGGTGACGCAGGTTGTCAACAGCGCCGGAGGCGGCAGTTCAACCTCTTCGGCTTCTCCGGATACGACGGCCGATTTGTTTATCGACAAGAACGGCGTACCGCGTAACCCGAATACGATCGATACGACGAAACCGTCCGTCACGCTGCAAGTGAATCCGAAAGACGGCGTAGCTTATGTCAGCATCCCGGCCAGCTTGTTAAGCAGATTTGCGGACAAGAACGCAACCTTTTTCATCGAAATACAGACGCCTTACGGCAGCTACCGAGTACCGGTCAATCTGGCTTCCCTCATTCCGGGGCTGCAGGATTTGCTTGCCGCTAACAAATTGAATGCCGAGGAGATCAGCTTCAAGATTACGCTGACCGACAAATCCGGTGACGCGGACATCCGGGCGGCATTCGGAAGCGGCTTGCCGAACGGTAAGGTTATAGGCGCCATTGTGGATTTCGGCATCGAGATCATCAGTACCAAGACAAAGCAACCGATCGGTACGGCGGACAAATTCAGCAAGGCAATGGTAAGAATGATTCCGATGCCTAAGGAAATGACCGAACTGCCGGAGCTTTGGGGCGCGTTCCGCTATAACGAAACGACGAAACAATTCGAGTTTGTCCCTGCGCGCAAGGTGCAAATCGACGGGATCTGGTATACGATGATAAGCTCCTCTTCGAATAGCGTGTACGTCGTGGCCGACAACGCGATCAGCTTTGCCGATATGCAGGAGCATTGGGGTAAACAGTATGTGGACAGGGCTGTTGCGAAAGGGCTTGTCGAGGGAGTCGGCGACGGGCGGTACGTTCCCGGACAAGCCGTGACAAGAGCAGAGTTCGCCGCTATGCTGGTCAGAGCTCTGGGACATGGCACATCGGTTGGCAGCACGGCAATCTATGACGATGTACAGCCCGGGGCGTGGTATTTCGGCGAAGTGGCTGCAGCCAAGGCGCTTGGACTGCTGGATTTTGCCGGCGGTAGCCGATTAAACCCGAATAAGCCGCTGACGCGCGAAGAAATGGCAAGTATGCTTGCGGCGGCGGTTCATCCGGAGAAGCTTACGATCACGGGGGAAGAAATTAGTCTGGACAAGTACAAGGACAGCGGCAGCGTGGACGCGGCCTATCTGGAGGATGTTCGCCTGATGGTCAAGCTTCGCATTATGGAAGGCGTGGGAGCCAATACGTTCAAACCAAAGGATACAACGACACGCGCAGAGGCGGCGGTCGTGTTTATCAGAACGCTGCAAGTCTTAGATATGATAGATTAA
- a CDS encoding response regulator transcription factor, giving the protein MAEHRPQSALCMPVAIHGSAVGVLYLENYAAASFVSEDRIHILHAMASQGVYICELLRSLSGMDGGSDISEELDAEKSGDKTPAAMEEPLTDREMEVLALLAAGLSNKEIAERLFVAVGTVKVHVKNIFTKLKVNRRTKAIAQAKELHLLD; this is encoded by the coding sequence ATGGCGGAGCACCGTCCGCAATCAGCCTTATGCATGCCCGTCGCCATTCACGGGTCGGCGGTTGGTGTGCTTTATTTGGAGAATTACGCCGCTGCAAGCTTTGTGTCCGAGGATCGTATCCATATTCTTCATGCGATGGCGTCTCAAGGCGTGTACATTTGCGAATTGCTGCGATCGTTAAGCGGAATGGATGGGGGATCGGATATTAGCGAGGAACTGGATGCGGAGAAGAGCGGAGACAAGACGCCGGCTGCGATGGAAGAACCGCTCACGGACCGCGAGATGGAGGTGCTGGCGTTGCTGGCGGCAGGGCTGTCCAACAAAGAAATTGCCGAGCGATTATTCGTGGCTGTCGGCACAGTTAAGGTACATGTCAAAAACATTTTTACGAAATTAAAGGTTAACCGTCGCACGAAAGCAATCGCCCAGGCAAAAGAGCTCCATTTGCTGGACTAG